A single window of Mycolicibacterium aurum DNA harbors:
- a CDS encoding threonine ammonia-lyase, producing the protein MKLVTIDDVRAAAQRIRPHVVRTPLLRARWGDDERPLWIKPENLQPIGAFKVRGAFNAVSSVKDTASDVVAYSSGNHAQAVAYAAAEFGLRAHIVMPEETPNVKIQATRDLGARVVLSGAGQREIVADQVRADTDGVMIPPFDHPDVIAGQGTIGLEIAADLPSVRNVLIPVSGGGLASGIGTAIRALCPRARIYGVEPELAADTSQSLREGHRVDWTIEDRNRTIADGLRSQPSELTFAHLQHVLDGMITVTEAEIRSAVRELVYRARMVSEPSGAVTLAAYRQGATPPGETALILSGGNIEPRMLQQILAEDDHT; encoded by the coding sequence ATGAAGCTGGTGACGATCGACGATGTGCGGGCCGCGGCGCAACGCATCCGCCCGCACGTGGTGCGCACGCCGCTGCTGCGCGCCCGCTGGGGTGACGACGAGCGCCCGCTGTGGATCAAACCCGAGAATCTGCAGCCCATCGGCGCGTTCAAGGTGCGCGGCGCCTTCAACGCCGTCAGCTCGGTGAAGGACACCGCGTCCGACGTGGTGGCCTACTCCAGCGGCAATCACGCCCAGGCGGTCGCGTACGCCGCCGCCGAATTCGGGCTGCGTGCCCACATCGTGATGCCCGAGGAGACGCCCAACGTCAAGATCCAGGCCACCCGCGACCTCGGGGCCAGGGTGGTGCTCAGTGGCGCGGGGCAGCGGGAGATCGTCGCCGACCAGGTGCGCGCCGACACCGACGGCGTGATGATCCCACCGTTCGACCATCCCGATGTCATCGCCGGTCAGGGCACCATCGGCCTGGAGATCGCCGCCGATCTGCCTTCGGTGCGCAACGTGCTGATCCCGGTCAGCGGCGGAGGGCTGGCCTCGGGTATCGGCACCGCGATCCGCGCGCTGTGTCCGCGGGCCAGGATCTACGGCGTCGAACCTGAGCTCGCGGCCGACACGTCGCAGAGTCTGCGCGAAGGCCACCGCGTCGACTGGACCATCGAAGATCGCAACCGCACGATCGCCGACGGGTTGCGCTCGCAACCGTCGGAGCTGACGTTCGCGCATCTGCAACACGTCCTCGACGGGATGATCACCGTGACCGAGGCGGAGATCCGCTCGGCCGTCCGGGAACTCGTGTATCGCGCCCGGATGGTCAGCGAACCCAGCGGAGCGGTGACGCTGGCGGCGTACCGACAGGGCGCGACACCGCCGGGGGAGACGGCGCTGATCTTGTCCGGGGGCAACATCGAACCGCGGATGCTGCAGCAGATCCTCGCCGAGGATGACCACACCTGA
- a CDS encoding DUF7159 family protein: MDAVLGLSVTPTSVGLVLVEGHDVDGATIDGTGFEVTGSGPSEALQTSNRAVAAVRRTEALASESGHRVHSIGVTWSDDSDAEASLLLKSLSDSGFDNIVPVRLSEATDALARRIAVVMGYPTTAVCVIEPEQLIALVVSVDDGPDGSESTVHTAVNHSVVTEDDLVGWLSSVFAKADWEPEALVLVGSAEDLDGLLPILEDALEVPVFSPDEAQLALARGAALACAQPADFGGWSEPGDIERQPATKRVTRIAPAAMLVAGAVTFVASVSVAAAMQLAPDPAAPRPTPAAETSAPFPAAAPRAVPAAPLPPAPPPPAEVVIPEVAVPVVEEAPVAEPPLAPEQAPMAETAPPDPVLPPAPVVAPPVPQERPGLLQRIRDRLSGGNDESPAPAPVVPPPVPPVYPGQ, from the coding sequence GTGGACGCGGTTCTCGGCTTGTCTGTGACACCGACGTCCGTCGGCCTGGTCCTGGTGGAAGGGCACGACGTCGACGGCGCCACGATCGACGGCACGGGATTCGAGGTCACCGGTTCCGGTCCGTCGGAGGCTCTGCAGACGTCCAACCGGGCGGTCGCCGCCGTGCGGCGCACCGAGGCGCTGGCCTCCGAATCCGGGCATCGGGTGCATTCCATCGGTGTGACCTGGAGTGACGATTCGGACGCCGAGGCGTCGCTGCTGTTGAAGTCGCTCAGCGATTCCGGCTTCGACAACATCGTTCCGGTCCGGTTGTCAGAGGCCACCGACGCCCTGGCACGACGAATCGCGGTGGTCATGGGCTACCCGACCACGGCAGTCTGTGTCATCGAGCCCGAACAGCTCATCGCGCTGGTGGTGAGCGTGGACGACGGTCCCGACGGGTCGGAGAGCACGGTGCACACGGCCGTGAACCACTCGGTGGTGACCGAGGATGACCTGGTGGGCTGGCTCAGCTCGGTGTTCGCCAAGGCCGACTGGGAGCCCGAAGCTCTGGTGCTGGTCGGCTCGGCGGAAGATCTCGACGGCCTGCTGCCCATCCTCGAAGACGCCCTGGAAGTGCCGGTGTTCTCGCCGGACGAGGCGCAGCTCGCGTTGGCGCGTGGCGCGGCGCTGGCCTGTGCGCAACCGGCGGACTTCGGTGGGTGGTCCGAACCCGGTGACATCGAGCGGCAGCCGGCGACCAAGCGCGTCACCCGGATCGCCCCGGCCGCGATGCTCGTGGCCGGAGCCGTGACGTTCGTGGCATCGGTCTCGGTGGCGGCGGCCATGCAGCTGGCGCCCGACCCAGCCGCTCCGCGGCCCACCCCAGCGGCAGAGACGTCGGCTCCTTTCCCTGCCGCCGCGCCCCGCGCGGTGCCCGCGGCCCCACTGCCGCCCGCGCCACCGCCGCCCGCCGAGGTCGTCATTCCAGAGGTGGCCGTCCCCGTCGTCGAGGAAGCACCCGTCGCCGAGCCGCCGCTCGCTCCCGAGCAGGCGCCGATGGCCGAGACGGCACCGCCCGACCCTGTCCTGCCGCCAGCGCCCGTCGTGGCGCCGCCCGTACCGCAGGAACGACCCGGACTCCTGCAACGGATCCGGGACCGCCTGTCCGGCGGCAATGACGAGTCGCCGGCCCCCGCGCCGGTCGTACCGCCGCCGGTCCCGCCGGTGTACCCCGGGCAGTAG